Proteins from a single region of Catenulispora acidiphila DSM 44928:
- a CDS encoding FUSC family protein, with translation MKDPTPVKDHAVRLVRFQRIEIDATRLVLSGIALALPVAIGAATDRLADGLTAVLGALLVSAAGHEGGWRARCVDLGASAAVGALVVWLGALIGAHGNLASVWIVAMAFGAAMAGGIGTLEARIAANATVFTVIGAHLGTGPESPGHIVLYVALGMAAAAALTLGTHALGRALSPLRRRELEGPPGPEWPFRRSVPKWRAGLRTWHGWQYAVRLVTSIAVAEVVSQFRPGAHTYWIALTVTLVVLRDEAAAPMRALERGLGTTIGVLVGGGLIGVLPTWGIVALIGVIGAVRPYLKLANYTAYAAVMTPLITMLNELGNDISWAVLRERVLDTLIGCAIGLCVGYLPWRMWANRQR, from the coding sequence GTGAAGGACCCGACTCCCGTCAAGGACCACGCCGTGCGCCTCGTCCGCTTCCAGCGGATCGAGATCGACGCGACCCGGCTGGTCCTGTCGGGGATCGCGCTGGCGCTGCCGGTCGCGATCGGCGCCGCGACCGACCGCCTGGCCGACGGTCTGACCGCGGTCCTGGGCGCGCTGCTGGTCAGCGCGGCCGGGCACGAGGGCGGATGGCGGGCGCGCTGCGTCGACCTCGGCGCCTCGGCGGCGGTCGGCGCGCTGGTGGTGTGGCTCGGAGCGCTGATCGGCGCGCACGGGAACCTGGCGAGCGTCTGGATCGTCGCGATGGCCTTCGGCGCGGCGATGGCCGGCGGCATCGGGACGCTGGAGGCGCGGATCGCGGCGAACGCGACCGTGTTCACCGTCATCGGCGCGCATCTGGGCACGGGTCCTGAGTCGCCCGGGCACATCGTGCTCTACGTCGCGCTCGGCATGGCGGCGGCGGCCGCGCTCACCCTCGGCACGCACGCGCTCGGCCGCGCGCTGTCACCCCTCCGGCGCAGGGAACTCGAGGGTCCGCCGGGACCGGAGTGGCCGTTCCGGCGCAGCGTGCCGAAGTGGCGCGCGGGGCTGCGGACGTGGCACGGCTGGCAGTACGCGGTACGCCTGGTCACGTCGATCGCGGTCGCCGAGGTGGTCTCCCAGTTCCGACCCGGCGCCCACACGTACTGGATCGCGCTGACCGTGACGCTGGTGGTGCTGCGCGACGAGGCGGCGGCGCCGATGCGCGCCCTGGAGCGGGGACTCGGGACGACGATCGGCGTGCTGGTCGGCGGCGGGCTGATCGGGGTACTGCCGACGTGGGGCATTGTGGCGCTGATCGGCGTGATCGGCGCGGTGCGGCCGTATCTGAAACTGGCGAACTACACCGCCTACGCCGCGGTGATGACACCGCTGATCACCATGCTGAACGAGCTCGGGAACGACATCTCGTGGGCGGTGCTGCGCGAACGCGTCTTGGACACCCTGATCGGCTGCGCGATCGGGCTGTGCGTGGGCTATCTGCCCTGGCGGATGTGGGCAAACAGACAGCGCTGA
- a CDS encoding FMN reductase produces MLPALAHPGPPRPGPAGDVLRLVAVTAGLGQPSTARILADRLAEAARARLGERGRQVLVEVLELRDLALDIAGAMVAGFPGAKLRAALDAVEGADGLIAVSPIYTASYSGLFKSFFDVLDKDALTGKPTLIAATGGTARHSLALDHALRPMFAYLRAFMVPTAVFAASEDWASTGENSLNERISRAGTELGDLMAGTPAAGRRRRDEFEDVVPFEQRMAALRSGI; encoded by the coding sequence CTGCTCCCGGCGCTGGCGCACCCGGGTCCGCCGCGTCCTGGTCCGGCCGGCGACGTCCTGCGGCTGGTGGCTGTCACCGCCGGGCTCGGGCAGCCCTCGACCGCGCGTATCCTGGCCGACCGGCTCGCCGAGGCGGCTCGGGCGCGGCTGGGCGAGCGCGGGCGGCAGGTGCTCGTGGAGGTCTTGGAGCTGCGCGATCTGGCGCTGGACATCGCCGGGGCGATGGTCGCCGGCTTCCCGGGCGCCAAGCTGCGCGCCGCGCTGGACGCCGTGGAGGGCGCCGACGGCCTGATCGCCGTCAGCCCCATCTACACCGCCAGCTACAGCGGCCTGTTCAAGTCCTTCTTCGACGTCCTGGACAAGGACGCGCTCACCGGCAAGCCAACCTTGATAGCGGCCACCGGCGGCACCGCCCGGCACTCGCTGGCCCTGGACCACGCCCTGCGCCCGATGTTCGCCTACCTGCGCGCCTTCATGGTCCCGACCGCGGTCTTCGCCGCCTCCGAGGACTGGGCGTCGACCGGCGAGAACAGCCTGAATGAGCGCATCAGCCGCGCCGGCACCGAACTCGGCGACCTGATGGCCGGCACCCCCGCCGCCGGCCGCCGCCGCCGCGACGAGTTCGAGGACGTCGTGCCCTTCGAGCAGCGGATGGCCGCACTCAGGTCCGGGATCTGA
- a CDS encoding beta-ketoacyl-ACP synthase III: MTTRAAVVQGVGGCVPPRSVDNNELSSRLETSDAWIRERLGIGRRYVADGVSTVDLAVEAGARALEMADAGAGLGPLDVVLLATTTPDRLCPASAPEVASRLGYTGIAAFDVNAVCAGFVHALATGNALIRGHMADRVLVIGADTFTTLVDPADRLTASIFGDGAGALVLRAGTPDEPGALRAFDLGSDGSQVATVEVPGGGARDRLGMPVANQRPYLVMDGPAVFRRAVQEMTASSLRVLAKAKWDAGSVRRFVPHQANIRIIRGVAERLGIGAERVVANIEDVGNTVAASIPLALADAHDSGRLGAGERVLMTSIGAGLAWGSAVLTWPELQGKARL, translated from the coding sequence GTGACCACACGCGCGGCAGTCGTCCAGGGAGTGGGCGGGTGCGTGCCGCCCCGCTCCGTCGACAACAACGAACTGAGCTCACGGTTGGAGACCTCCGACGCGTGGATCAGAGAACGGCTCGGCATCGGCCGGCGGTACGTCGCCGACGGCGTCTCGACCGTGGACCTGGCCGTGGAGGCCGGAGCCCGGGCCCTGGAGATGGCCGACGCCGGCGCCGGACTCGGGCCGCTGGACGTCGTGCTGCTGGCCACCACGACCCCGGACCGATTATGCCCGGCGTCGGCGCCGGAGGTGGCCTCGCGGCTGGGGTACACCGGGATCGCGGCGTTCGACGTCAACGCGGTGTGCGCGGGTTTCGTGCACGCCCTGGCCACGGGGAACGCGCTGATCCGGGGGCACATGGCCGACCGGGTGCTGGTGATCGGCGCGGACACCTTCACCACCCTGGTCGATCCCGCCGACCGGCTGACCGCCTCGATCTTCGGCGACGGCGCCGGAGCGCTGGTGCTGCGGGCCGGGACGCCGGACGAGCCGGGCGCGCTGCGGGCCTTCGACCTGGGCAGCGACGGCTCGCAGGTGGCGACGGTGGAGGTACCGGGGGGCGGGGCGCGGGACCGGCTGGGGATGCCGGTGGCGAATCAGAGGCCGTATCTGGTGATGGACGGTCCCGCCGTGTTCCGGCGCGCGGTCCAGGAGATGACCGCGTCCTCGCTGCGGGTGCTGGCGAAGGCGAAGTGGGACGCGGGGTCGGTGCGGCGGTTCGTTCCACACCAGGCGAACATCCGGATCATCCGCGGGGTCGCAGAACGGCTGGGGATCGGCGCGGAGCGCGTGGTCGCGAACATCGAGGACGTGGGGAACACGGTCGCGGCGTCGATCCCGCTGGCACTGGCCGACGCGCACGACAGCGGACGGCTCGGCGCCGGGGAGCGGGTGCTGATGACCTCGATCGGCGCCGGGCTGGCGTGGGGGTCGGCGGTGCTGACGTGGCCGGAGCTGCAGGGGAAGGCACGGTTGTGA
- a CDS encoding L-rhamnose mutarotase has translation MRGVLVRVAIHTRLKPEGVTGYEQAHDDIPPEIPELLRAGGCTAWTIWRNGVDLFHLVECEDWEALRAFLADKDDDRAWQARVGVFRDFSLVGGDQPLPMIFELPEG, from the coding sequence ATGAGGGGAGTCCTGGTGCGGGTCGCCATCCACACCCGGCTGAAGCCCGAGGGCGTCACAGGGTACGAACAAGCTCACGACGACATCCCGCCGGAGATCCCCGAGCTGTTGCGGGCCGGCGGCTGCACCGCCTGGACGATCTGGCGCAACGGCGTGGACCTCTTCCACCTGGTCGAATGCGAGGACTGGGAGGCGCTGCGGGCGTTCCTGGCGGACAAGGACGACGATCGCGCGTGGCAGGCGCGCGTCGGGGTGTTCCGTGACTTCTCGCTGGTGGGCGGGGATCAGCCGCTGCCGATGATCTTCGAACTGCCGGAGGGCTGA
- a CDS encoding LLM class flavin-dependent oxidoreductase, translated as MQFGVFTVGDVTPDPTTGRAPTEHERIKAMVTIAEHAEQAGLDVFATGEHHNPPFVPSSPTTLLGWIAGRTSKLLLSTATTLITTNDPVKIAEDYAMLQHLADGRVDLTLGRGNTGPVYPWFGKDIRDGIDLALENYALLRRLWDEDVVDWSGRFRTPLQNFTAAPRPLDGVAPFVWHGSIRSPEIAEQAAYYGDGFFHNNIFWPKEHTQRMVALYRRRFAHYGHGTEEQAIVGLGGQVFMRKNSQDAVREFRPYFDNAPVYGHGPSLEEFTAETPLTVGSPEQVVERTLSFRAYAGDYQRQLFLLDHAGLPLKTVLEQIDLLGAEVVPVLRKEFAIGRPAGVPDAPTHASLTARHDERSALSDTKEAIAP; from the coding sequence ATGCAGTTCGGCGTCTTCACCGTCGGAGACGTGACGCCCGATCCCACGACGGGCCGTGCGCCGACCGAACACGAGCGCATCAAGGCCATGGTGACCATCGCCGAGCACGCCGAGCAGGCCGGCCTGGACGTCTTCGCCACCGGGGAGCACCACAACCCGCCGTTCGTCCCGTCCTCCCCCACGACGCTGCTCGGCTGGATCGCCGGGCGCACCTCCAAGCTGCTGTTGAGCACCGCGACCACGCTGATCACCACCAACGACCCGGTGAAGATCGCCGAGGACTACGCGATGCTCCAGCACCTGGCCGACGGCCGCGTGGACCTGACCCTGGGCCGCGGCAACACCGGCCCGGTCTACCCCTGGTTCGGCAAGGACATCCGCGACGGCATCGACCTGGCGCTGGAGAACTACGCGCTGCTGCGCCGGCTGTGGGACGAGGACGTCGTCGACTGGTCCGGCCGCTTCCGCACCCCGCTGCAGAACTTCACCGCCGCGCCCCGGCCGCTGGACGGCGTCGCGCCCTTCGTCTGGCACGGCTCGATCCGATCCCCGGAGATCGCCGAGCAGGCCGCGTACTATGGGGACGGCTTCTTCCACAACAACATCTTCTGGCCCAAGGAACACACGCAGCGCATGGTCGCGTTGTACCGCCGGCGCTTCGCCCACTACGGGCACGGCACGGAGGAGCAGGCGATCGTCGGATTGGGCGGCCAGGTGTTCATGCGGAAGAACTCGCAGGACGCGGTACGCGAGTTCCGGCCCTACTTCGACAACGCCCCGGTGTACGGCCACGGGCCCTCCCTGGAGGAGTTCACGGCCGAGACCCCGCTCACCGTGGGCAGCCCGGAGCAGGTCGTCGAGCGCACGCTGTCCTTCCGCGCCTACGCCGGCGACTACCAGCGCCAGCTGTTCCTGCTGGACCACGCCGGCCTGCCGCTGAAGACGGTGCTGGAGCAGATCGACCTCCTCGGCGCGGAGGTGGTCCCGGTACTGCGCAAGGAGTTCGCGATCGGCCGCCCGGCCGGCGTCCCAGACGCGCCGACGCACGCGAGCCTGACAGCGCGGCACGACGAGCGGTCGGCTCTGTCCGACACGAAGGAGGCCATCGCACCGTGA
- a CDS encoding amidohydrolase family protein, translating to MRIIDAHHHLWDLAVRDQPWTAELPALRRSFLLSDLEPLAAAAGVSATVLVQTIHAADETPEMLALAETSDLVAGVVGWTDVAAPDFGERLSELRSGVGGRRLVGIRHQVQELPDGGWLTRPDTRRGLRQLASNGLAFDLIVRADQIPACVAAARALPDLRFVLDHLGKPNIASGEREPWASDIRALAELPNVACKLSGMVTEADAERWTVADLRPYSDLVLEAFGPERLMFGSDWPVSTLAAGYPQVVETAMQLTSELSEAEREAVFGGTATEVYGLG from the coding sequence ATGCGGATCATTGACGCGCATCACCACCTGTGGGACCTGGCCGTACGAGACCAGCCCTGGACCGCCGAGCTGCCCGCGCTGCGCCGCAGCTTCCTGCTGTCCGACCTGGAGCCGCTGGCCGCGGCCGCCGGCGTCTCGGCGACGGTGCTGGTGCAGACCATCCACGCGGCCGACGAGACGCCGGAGATGCTGGCGCTCGCCGAGACATCGGATCTCGTCGCCGGAGTGGTGGGCTGGACCGACGTCGCCGCACCGGACTTCGGCGAGCGTCTCAGTGAACTGCGTTCCGGCGTAGGCGGACGGCGTCTGGTGGGCATCCGGCACCAGGTGCAGGAGCTGCCGGACGGCGGGTGGCTGACCCGCCCGGACACTCGCAGAGGTCTGCGACAGCTCGCCTCCAATGGGCTGGCCTTCGACCTGATCGTGCGGGCCGACCAGATCCCGGCGTGCGTTGCCGCCGCGCGAGCCCTCCCTGACCTGCGCTTCGTCCTGGACCACCTGGGCAAGCCGAATATCGCGAGCGGCGAGCGCGAGCCTTGGGCGTCGGATATCAGGGCCCTGGCAGAGTTGCCGAACGTCGCCTGCAAGCTCTCCGGCATGGTCACCGAGGCCGACGCGGAGCGGTGGACGGTCGCGGACCTGCGGCCCTACTCCGATCTCGTGCTGGAGGCGTTCGGACCCGAGCGCCTGATGTTCGGCAGCGACTGGCCGGTGAGCACGCTGGCGGCGGGTTACCCACAGGTTGTGGAAACCGCGATGCAGCTGACCTCCGAGCTGAGCGAGGCGGAGCGGGAAGCGGTGTTCGGCGGTACTGCGACCGAGGTCTATGGGCTGGGATAG